The sequence TATAGAGCGTCTTGAAGAGCTCGGTGCGTTGGGCAGGGCTTGAGGCGCGCAGCTTCGCCGCAAGTTCCCTCTCCACCTCGTAGTGATGGCGTATTCTCTCTGGTGTTCTCGGTTCCATGATTCTCTTAGGGCTGTTTCACGTTGTTGCAGAGCCGGAGGAAGGTTTCCGTCACCTTGTCCCAGCCGTTCTCCCGGACCAAGCGCTCATGCGCGGCATCCGCGAGGCTCCGCCGCCGACTGATATCCGCAAGCAGGCTCGCAGTGATCTCCGCAAACCCTTCCGCATCGTCGGCGATCTCCAGGTGCACACCCGCCCCAAGCTCCAGCCCCTCCGCCCCGATCTTCGTGGAAACCACCGGCACACCCATCGCCATCGCCTCCAGGATCTTGATGCGCGTCCCGCCCCCGGTGAGCAAAGGCACGACCATCAGGTCGCACCCCTTCAGATACGGCCTGACATCCTCCACCGATCCGGTCACCGTGATCGAGTCATCCTCCTTGGCCAGATCGATCAGCGATTTCGGCGGATTGCGCCCTATCACCATGAAACTCACATCGGGCAGCGCAGCCTTGATGCGCGGATAGATTTCGGCTACGAAATACCTGACCGCCTGGATGTTCGCCAGCCAGTCCATCGATCCGAGAAACCCGATGACACGGCTGTCAGCAAGGATCTCTTTGCGCGGCGAGAAATGTCCGGCGTCCACGCCCGTAGGCACATGCCCAAGGACATTTTCCAGCCCGTAGCGATCCCTCGCGTAGCGCGAATCATCCT comes from Akkermansiaceae bacterium and encodes:
- a CDS encoding glycosyltransferase, which codes for MRILWVKSGPLFPLDSGGKKRTHAMLEEIGRQHRVTYLALLAEGQELHPEEGAATYAAEKVWLPWRETNKRSWRFPIALLRNLLFSRFPYALEKYQSVPMMRWLEGQLPAGRFDLVVCDFLIPATNFRNLRTSVPPHPFQHNMEAMIWKRLAESSRNPVKRFYLKGQFMRFERWERRLSLLFDGVITVSEDDSRYARDRYGLENVLGHVPTGVDAGHFSPRKEILADSRVIGFLGSMDWLANIQAVRYFVAEIYPRIKAALPDVSFMVIGRNPPKSLIDLAKEDDSITVTGSVEDVRPYLKGCDLMVVPLLTGGGTRIKILEAMAMGVPVVSTKIGAEGLELGAGVHLEIADDAEGFAEITASLLADISRRRSLADAAHERLVRENGWDKVTETFLRLCNNVKQP